The genome window CGCAATTCGCGGCCCGGCACGGAGCGCTGGACATCGAATGCCAGACCAGCATGGCCGGCGGCGAACCGCTGCGCGACGACGTGGACCTGGCCATCGTCTTCCAGCGCGGCGTGCCGCCCGACAGTTCTATGATCCAGCAGACCTTGCTGTCTCTGCCCAGCATCGTGGTGGCCGCGCCCGCCTTGCTGGCCCGCACGGGGACGCCGCACATGGTGGCGCAACTGGCGCAGCTGCCCTGCATCGCCACGCGGGCCGCCCTGCATGGCAAGGCCTGGCAATTTTTCGGGGCCGACGGCCGGGCGCAGCCCGTGGCCGTGCAGGCGCGCTACCGGGCCGACAGCGGAGAGATGGCGCGCAGCGCGGCCCTGGCCGGCGTCGGTTTTGCGCTGCTGGCGCGTGCCGCCTGCGCGGCGCACCTGGCGCGGGGCGATCTCGTGCATGTCGAACTGGACCTGCTAGCCGTGCCGCTCGACGTGGTGGCGTGCTATCCCAGCCATCGCCACCTGGCCGCCAAGACGCGCGCCTTGCTGGCGCTGCTGCAACAGACGCTGGCACAGGCATAAAACACTGTTCTGTTTTCCTCCTGCATGAGGGGTGCCCCATGGTATATTTCGGGCATCAGTTTCCCCTCCTTATAGACACGGTGCACGCAAACAATATTATTTCCTTGCTGGACGCCGAGCATAGTGCGCTAGGCAGTATCGCGGCAGGCGCCGACCTGGCCCATGCATTGGAGCATTTGTTGCTGGCGCTGCAAGACCTGGCCGATGGCGGCGCGCATGCCTGCCTGGTGCTGATCGACGAGGCCGACCGCTTTTGCGGCTTGTCCGCGCCCAGCCTGCCGCAAGACCTGTGTCTGGCCCTGCGGCACGGCGGCGAACAGCCTTCGCCATTCGGCACGGCGGCCTTTTCCGGCGCGCCCGTCTATTGCGGCGACATCACGCGCGATGTGCACTGGAGCGCGGGCCGCAAGGAAGCCATGCTGCACGGCTACCGCGCTTGCTGGGTCGCCCCCGTGTTCGGCGCCAAAGGGCATATCCTGGGCGTGCTGGGCCTGTTCTTCCCCGCGTCATGCCATCCCACGCAACCGGAAATCGAACTGCTGGCGCTGGCCGCGCGCGTGGCCGCGCATGTCATCGAGCGGGGCCAGCTGGAAAGAGCGTTGCACGACAGCCGCGAACACTTTCATTACGCCATAGAACTGAACACGCAAGTGCTGTGGACTGCCGACATCGACGGCAAGCTCGACTATGTGGCGCAACGCTGGCGCGAATGGACGGGCGTCAATGGCTTGGGCAGCAGCTGGCTCGACGCCATCCATCCCGAGGACGTGCCCCGCGCATTGGCGGCGTGGAGCGAAGCGGTGGGCAGCGGCCAGCCCCTGGACCAGGAAATGCGCGTGCGCCGCCAGGACGGCCGCTACCGCTGGGTGCACTCGCGCGCGTATTGCCGGCTCGACGAGCGGGGCCAGCCCGTGAAATGGTATGGCTCCTGCGAGGATATCGACGAACACTGGCAGGCGCGCAATGCCTTGCTCGACAGCGAGGCACAGTTCCGTTCGCTCGCCTCGACCATGCCCAACCAGGCCTGGCTCGCGCATGGCAGCGGCGCCACCTACTGGGTCAATGAGCAGGTGTGCGAGTACACGGGGCAATCGCTGAAGTCGCTGGTCACCAGCGGTTTTCGCCACTGCGTGCATCCGGACGACGTGCAAGCCACGCAGAAAAGCTGGGAGCGGGCCGTCGCCACGGCAGGCGCCTACGAACACGAGTTCCGCATGCGCCGCGCCAGCGACGGCGCCTACCGCTGGTTCCTGGCGCGCGCCTTGCCCCTGTTCGATGAGACAGGCACGGTGTTGCGCTGGGTGGGCACGAATACGGACGTACAGGAACAAAAGAACGTGCTGGAAAAGATGGCTTACCTGAATTCCTCGCTGGAAGTGGAAATGGCCAACCGCACGGCCGACCGCGACCGCATGTGGCGGCTGTCGACCGACATCATGCTGGTGGCGGACCTGGCCGGCATGATCATCGCCGTCAATCCCGCCTGGAGCCACATCCTCGACCGCCCTGAAATCGAATCGCTGGGCATGGATTTCATCAGCCTCGTGCATCCGGACGACCGCATGGCGGCCTTGAAGGATTTGTCGCGCCTGGCCCATGGCGCGCCCACCTTGCGCATGGAAAACCGCTACCGGCGCCGCGATGGCGGCTACCGCTGGATTTCCTGGACGGCCGTGCCGGCGCAAAAGCTGATCCACGCCATCGGCCGCGACGTCACCGATGAAAAAGAGGCGCGGCTGGCGCTGGTGCGCAGCGAGCAAGCGTTATTGCAGGCGCAAAAGCTGGAATCGATCGGCAAGCTGACGGGCGGCGTGGCCCACGATTTCAACAATGTCCTGCAAATCATTT of Janthinobacterium sp. PAMC25594 contains these proteins:
- a CDS encoding PAS domain-containing protein, giving the protein MHANNIISLLDAEHSALGSIAAGADLAHALEHLLLALQDLADGGAHACLVLIDEADRFCGLSAPSLPQDLCLALRHGGEQPSPFGTAAFSGAPVYCGDITRDVHWSAGRKEAMLHGYRACWVAPVFGAKGHILGVLGLFFPASCHPTQPEIELLALAARVAAHVIERGQLERALHDSREHFHYAIELNTQVLWTADIDGKLDYVAQRWREWTGVNGLGSSWLDAIHPEDVPRALAAWSEAVGSGQPLDQEMRVRRQDGRYRWVHSRAYCRLDERGQPVKWYGSCEDIDEHWQARNALLDSEAQFRSLASTMPNQAWLAHGSGATYWVNEQVCEYTGQSLKSLVTSGFRHCVHPDDVQATQKSWERAVATAGAYEHEFRMRRASDGAYRWFLARALPLFDETGTVLRWVGTNTDVQEQKNVLEKMAYLNSSLEVEMANRTADRDRMWRLSTDIMLVADLAGMIIAVNPAWSHILDRPEIESLGMDFISLVHPDDRMAALKDLSRLAHGAPTLRMENRYRRRDGGYRWISWTAVPAQKLIHAIGRDVTDEKEARLALVRSEQALLQAQKLESIGKLTGGVAHDFNNVLQIISGNLQLLKLTVADNPQAARRLDSAASAVERGAKLSSQLLAFARRQPLKPLVTDLGRLLRRMHELIRRALGEVVTEETFISEGLWHTLVDPNQMENVLLNMAINARDAMEGGGRLTFTLSNVTLDAAYASLHADVLEGQYVLLTITDTGHGMERDVIDQIFEPFFTTKREGEGTGLGLSMAYGFIRQSAGHIKVHSAPGAGTTFKIYLPRSLETLAEPPAGLTGPVLGGGETILVVEDDAPVRHTVVDMLRGLGYDVLHADDGASALALLGTGVAIDLLFTDVVMPGPVSSKELAQQARLLLPELAVLFTSGYTHNAIMQGGRLDPGVELLSKPYQREDLARRLRHLLADRRLAGAPDPSGRRILLVEDNDDARVMTTEMLNMLGHTVHGVASAEAALPLLAMPGLDVLVTDISLPTMSGLELARHARAHWPQLEVVFASGHDWGASLMQDASARFLRKPFGLEELAGALKARRQDVY
- a CDS encoding LysR family transcriptional regulator, with translation MSSSIDLNHLRYFLAVVEAGSFAGAARKLGLPTSNVSRHIAQLEAQLGSRLLERTTRHLRMTGQGRLLQARARPLMDDLLLLEAELQDQHATLRGVLKLSLPAEFGAQLLGPIIAQFAARHGALDIECQTSMAGGEPLRDDVDLAIVFQRGVPPDSSMIQQTLLSLPSIVVAAPALLARTGTPHMVAQLAQLPCIATRAALHGKAWQFFGADGRAQPVAVQARYRADSGEMARSAALAGVGFALLARAACAAHLARGDLVHVELDLLAVPLDVVACYPSHRHLAAKTRALLALLQQTLAQA